A genomic window from Silene latifolia isolate original U9 population chromosome Y, ASM4854445v1, whole genome shotgun sequence includes:
- the LOC141631758 gene encoding uncharacterized protein LOC141631758 has translation MVYAFNGIHEREPLWDNLRNAASMVAGPWAIAGDFNCVMNASERVGGNTPSGEMEPFRRCVADCGVVDIVAKRGLVYRNNKQKPEERIYSRIDRFLVNKDWCDKFTDIYAHFLPEGLLDHTPCLLKSTNQGQGKRCFKYFNMWGGSRKFIPLVREHWDSGFIGTPMFRLAKNLKNMKSVLKELNKECYSDIENAATILQKQVEGMQEVINSDLTNMQSIIEEYEASLKL, from the coding sequence ATGGTGTATGCTTTCAATGGAATTCATGAGAGAGAACCTCTGTGGGATAATTTAAGAAATGCTGCAAGTATGGTAGCTGGTCCATGGGCAATTGCAGGAGATTTCAACTGTGTGATGAATGCCTCAGAGAGAGTGGGTGGGAATACACCATCTGGTGAAATGGAACCCTTTAGAAGATGTGTGGCTGATTGTGGGGTGGTGGATATTGTCGCAAAGAGGGGCCTTGTATACCGGAACAATAAGCAGAAACCTGAGGAAAGAATATATAGCAGGATTGATAGATTCTTAGTCAATAAAGACTGGTGTGACAAGTTTACTGATATTTATGCACATTTCCTGCCTGAGGGATTATTGGATCACACACCTTGCCTTTTAAAGAGCACAAATCAAGGTCAGGGCAAGAGGTGCTttaaatattttaacatgtggggtGGTTCAAGGAAGTTTATTCCACTGGTGAGGGAGCACTGGGATTCTGGTTTCATTGGCACTCCAATGTTCAGACTGGCAAAAAATTTGAAGAATATGAAATCTGTGCTTAAGGAATTGAACAAGGAATGCTACAGTGATATTGAGAATGCAGCTACTATCCTGCAGAAACAGGTGGAGGGGATGCAAGAAGTGATAAATAGTGATCTTACTAATATGCAGAGCATTATAGAAGAGTATGAAGCTTCTCTTAAGCTGTAG